One Triticum dicoccoides isolate Atlit2015 ecotype Zavitan chromosome 5B, WEW_v2.0, whole genome shotgun sequence genomic window carries:
- the LOC119308762 gene encoding oryzalexin E synthase-like → MEASYKLWLVYVSLASFVLYKVFVLGKKNSRLPPGPTPIPLLGNIFDIQGDLHQALTRLAGVHGPIISIKLGATTAVVASSAECARDVLQKYDHLLAGRSVADAARALGFHERSIIWLPSTSPLWKRLRAVCTNHLFSAHGLDAARAVREEKVRDLVGCIRGHAGETVDVGRVVLSGLFNLVSSVLFSEEVGDLSSERAQGLETLIDDILAELVKPNLSDLFPVLSVLDLQRRRRRTGESLGRFFDFFDRIIDRRMKAGGERKGDFLDVLLQLHSVDQLSIETIKSFLLDLFIAGTETNSLTVQWAMAELLRHPVVMSKVRAELQEVLGEKQYPDESDISRLSYLRGVLMESMRLHSPSPLLIPHHAMAEGAEVGGFVVPKGATVIVNLWAVMRDPAVWTQSEEFMPERFIGADMDFRGKDRFEFMPFGAGRRACPGMPMATRVVTLILASLLHRFEWRLPEGMQPCDVDVRDRYRMSLNMVTPIKAVPLPLFS, encoded by the exons ATGGAAGCTTCCTACAAGCTGTGGCTTGTGTACGTTTCACTCGCCTCATTTGTCCTCTACAAGGTCTTCGTTCTAGGCAAAAAGAATTCTCGGCTGCCGCCGGGCCCGACGCCGATCCCTCTCCTCGGCAACATCTTTGACATCCAAGGCGATCTGCACCAGGCCCTTACCAGGCTCGCCGGGGTGCACGGCCCTATCATATCCATCAAGCTCGGCGCCACCACCGCCGTCGTGGCCTCATCCGCCGAGTGCGCCCGCGACGTGCTGCAGAAGTACGACCACCTCCTGGCCGGGCGGTCCGTCGCCGACGCCGCGCGCGCGCTGGGATTCCACGAGCGCTCCATCATATGGCTGCCGTCCACCAGCCCGCTGTGGAAGCGCCTCCGCGCCGTGTGCACCAACCACCTCTTCTCGGCGCACGGCCTCGACGCGGCGCGCGCGGTGCGGGAGGAGAAGGTGAGGGACCTGGTCGGCTGCATCCGCGGCCATGCCGGGGAGACCGTGGACGTCGGCCGCGTCGTGCTCTCCGGGCTGTTCAACCTCGTCTCGAGCGTGCTGTTTTCCGAGGAGGTGGGCGACCTGAGCTCAGAACGGGCGCAGGGTCTCGAGACGCTGATCGACGACATCCTCGCGGAGCTCGTCAAGCCGAACTTGTCGGACCTCTTTCCCGTGCTCTCCGTTCTTGAtttgcagcgccgccgccgccgtaccgGCGAGAGTCTGGGAAGGTTTTTTGACTTCTTTGACCGGATTATTGACCGTCGTATGAAGGCCGGAGGCGAAAGGAAAGGTGATTTCTTAGATGTGCTACTCCAGCTTCACTCGGTGGATCAGCTCAGCATTGAAACAATCAAGTCCTTTCTTTTG GATCTGTTCATAGCAGGGACAGAGACAAACTCTCTCACCGTACAGTGGGCGATGGCCGAGCTACTTCGGCACCCGGTCGTCATGTCAAAGGTTCGAGCCGAGCTACAGGAAGTGCTCGGTGAAAAGCAGTATCCTGACGAGTCCGACATCAGCAGGCTGTCGTATCTCCGCGGCGTGCTGATGGAGAGCATGCGCCTTCACTCGCCAAGCCCGCTCCTGATACCGCACCACGCCATGGCGGAAGGCGCGGAGGTCGGGGGCTTCGTGGTGCCCAAGGGAGCCACGGTGATCGTCAACCTATGGGCCGTCATGCGCGACCCGGCGGTGTGGACGCAGTCCGAGGAGTTTATGCCGGAGAGGTTCATCGGGGCGGACATGGACTTCCGGGGCAAGGATCGGTTCGAGTTCATGCCGTTCGGGGCGGGGAGAAGGGCTTGCCCTGGGATGCCCATGGCGACACGGGTTGTGACCCTCATCCTCGCGTCCCTGTTGCACAGGTTTGAGTGGAGGCTGCCCGAGGGGATGCAGCCGTGCGACGTCGATGTTCGAGACCGGTATAGGATGTCTCTCAACATGGTCACGCCGATCAAGGCTGTGCCACTGCCGTTGTTCTCGTGA